The DNA sequence CTCCTTTACATTAGTGGCTTAATCCAACGCAGTCTAGTGATTCACCAGAGCCAAGATGATTGAATCTATTCCTAGAGATTTCGTAAAGCTGGAATCAATAACAAAATCCGTATCAGAGGGTATCCATTCGGGCAAGGATGAGGTATTTTTCCTGGGTCCTGAAACAATCACAGAATATAGTCTTGAAGAAGACTTACTTAAACCCGTTCTCAAAGGAAAGGATATCAAAAAATATTTGCCTCCAAAAACGGGTTTAAAGGTTATTTACCCATATAAAAACGACGAAGTAATTCCTAAGAACCAACTCCAGAACGACTATCCTAACACCTGGAGTTATTTAAAGGAGAACGAAGGCAAGCTTCGAGAACGAGAGTACGTTCTGGATTCAGGTAAGGAGTGGTATGAGCTTTGGTGCGAGCGTAAGGAGGAAATATATGAAAACCCAAAAATACTCTTACCCGAAATCGCTGACTCCAATAAATTCACTTTAGACACTGGTGATAATGAGTATTTCTTTAACACAAAGGTTAAGAGCATTAGAACCACTCAAGAGAATCATATAAAGACTCTCTTAGGGGTTCTAAATTCCAAGTTGCTTGAGTTCATGTATCGGGGTATAGCGCCACCGAAAAGAGGAGGATTTAGAGCTTATAAATCGGGTTTCCTTTATGAGTTACGCGTCCCCAGAGATTCACAGAGTCGTATACACGATTTAGTAGATGAGATGCTTAATCTCAAAAGTGAGTATTCTAATCTGAATCTATCAGTGCTTGACTATCTTGGTATCTCTACCGACGATGGAATATCTGACTCGATAGGGGGCGAAACACTTGGCGACCTGTACATGCCGCCCGCCGGACTCGCCGACTCGCCGTTATCGAAGACTGCCGAGGACTACGAGGGTCTGCGTGTCGAGGACGTACATTTCGAGAGCGACGGAGCGCGTCTCGTCATGCACGCCGAGGTTAGCTACAAGCCCGACGAGGACGACCCGCGCGAGACCGACAACTGGGGACGCCTCGCCGAGGACGAGTTCGAGAGCTACGAGGCGATGGTCTTCACCGGCTTGTCCGACGCCGAGGAGACGCTCGTCCGCGAGTTCGTGCCCGTCGCCGTCGACGAAGCAGGCGGGTTCGCGGACTTCCGACAGAGCGCGAAACAGACAATAAGCCTCGTAGACAGGCTTGAAGACCTCACGCTCCCCGACGTGGACGCGACACGCGACGGACTCGAAAGGTACATGGAGGTCAAGAACCGCGCCGACGAACTCGACGAGAAGATAGAGAAGACTGACACTCTAATAGACGAAATCGTCTACGACCTGTACGGACTCACCGACGAGGAAATCGAAATCGTAGAGGAAGCTGTCGCCGACTAACCGCGAGTGACGAAGGAGCGAGCGGGTACTTTTTGGTTCAGATTTTTGCGAGAAGAGGTGAGCGAGCACCCCGAGAGAACCTGACGAAGTAAAAAGGTGGGTGTACGACATCTACGGACTTACTGACGAGGAGATAGAGATCGTAGAAGAAGCCGTCGAGGGATGAGAAACACACTCAGAAGGACTATATTTCTTCGAGTATCCGCTCTATGTCCTCGGCGTCGAACCCGTCTTGCCCCTCAACATACTCATTAACTTCAGCCTCGCCTGACAGACTGCGTATCCTTTCTAGAACATCTCCAGCCTTCGTATCGTACTTTGCTACCGGATACTTGTCGTACTCATGGTCAGTAACTTCGAGAAAGTAGAAGATATTGTATCCCTCAGGTTCGTCGGCGAAGACACAGTATCCCCTCATTTCGTCCCCTGCGCGGAACTGTTTGACGTTTTGGACACCGCTGTACGGCTTCTCGACGTACTGATCCGGCGTCGAACTTTCGAGCGCGTCTTGGAGGCGGGAGAGGAACTGCCGTTGGTACTCGGTCTTCTTATCTAAATCGTTGAACAGCGAATCAGCGGCGTCTCGGTGGAATATAGCTACGTTCTCATCTGACGTGAGGGAGTACTCCCGCATATCAGTCTAACTCTTCAAGCACTTCCTGCGGTGACACCGTTTCCTCCTCGTCGAAGTCCTCGTCGAACTTTCTCGTGTCCTCTGTAGAGACGTCCTGTACTCGGCTCGATTCCGATACCAAGTCGTACTTTTCTGCTTCTTCCTTGAGCCTCGAAATCTCTTCGTTGTACTCGTTTCTTAGCTCTCCGAGCTCGTCTTCGATACTGTTGAGCAACCGGTCTTTGTTCTCGCCAGGCGATAGGTTTACGGTGTCTCTTGATATGAGGAGAGCGACGTACTTCCACGCCCCTCCATAGAAGTAGTCGAGCACCCTCTTAATAAACCGTTGCTGAACCTCTGTAACGTCGTCCCTATCGGACGCGGTGGTCAGTATCTCCGTCAGCAGAGCCTCGTAGTCCTGTATCTTGCCCACCGACTCCTTGAGGTTTGGATTCGAAGCAACCTCATGGATAACACGTGGGAAACGCTTCATGAGTAGAGAGACGACCTCCTCTCCTTCCTCATGCCAAGAGGGGTCTTCCCTTACCTTATCGAGAACCTGTTGGAGTTCGGCACTAGCGATGTATAGGTCACGGTACTCGTCGGGGGCATGCTCAAAGTAGAACTCTGTTAGATACTCTTTTGTATCAGTCTCGACGATATGTTCGAACTCGCCGAGGTCGTTACTAAAGAAATAAGAATACTCTTCCGGACTTCTCGTTTTGTCTGATGGGCTCTGCACCCTTGGCTCATTTACGGCTTGGACAGTGTCTGCCGGGCGTGGACTAACGCTGACTTTCTGATTCGCTACATTTACCGGCGCAGGTCCGTATTTATACCATCCATAAGTTATTGGAATGTCGTACTCCTTGATAGCGAAGTAAGCCAGCTTATTGAACTTGATTGGGTCGACTGAATCGGAGCCATACCCCTTTCTGTGCATGGCTATTTCCACCCCTTCTTTGATGTCGTCCAGAATACTGTCTTCGTCGCCAAGGGTGAACATGAATATATCTATATATGAGACCTGATTAATGACTCTTTCTGTGTTGAGATTCGTCGTGTCAACAGTTATGTGCGAGGGTCAGTCAACTAATACATGATGAACGCATTAATTTCCAATAATTTGAGGGGGAGCCGATGACCAACTACGAAGTCGGTGACAAGATCTCTTTTGCTGGAGGCAGGGGAGAAATAACTAAAATAGAAGAACGCGATGATTCCAACCTTCTATTCGTTCTGACCGAAGGCGATGATCGAGACCTCAAGAAACTGCATAGTACCCTTCCACACATAGAAAAGCTCGGATCGGTCGCAGACAGTATCGTGGAGAAAGACTTCGACCAGCCGATCAAGTATGACCTGCGAAGGAAAGCCACCGAACTCGACTTAGCGTACAAACACGACAGGTTCCTCTCACTAACAAGTAGTCAGATAGAGATAGAGCCCTACCAGATACAAGCCGCCTACGAGATACTCAACTCATACGATCATAGGTATCTCATAGCTGACGAGGTCGGTCTCGGTAAGACTATTGAAGCAGGCATAGTCATAGAAGAGCTTGTAGCACGTGACAGAGCTGACCGCATTCTAATCGTCTCCCCTGCACCACTCACGACCCAGTGGCAAGACGAGATGCGGGATAAGTTCGGCAGAGACTATGTGGTTTACGACAGAGGATATGTCAACGCTACAAGGAATGCCCATCCTAACAAGAACGTCTGGGAACAGGAAAACCACGTAATTACCTCTATAGACTTTGCCAAGCAGGATGATATGCTTGAGCCCCTCAAGAACGCCGAGTGGGACGTAGCAGTATTCGACGAGTCACACCACCTAACGGCAAAGGAAGACGAAAAAACCGAACGGTACGAGGTTGGTGAAGCGGTCTCAGACAATACTGACGGATTGATCTTCCTTACAGGAACTCCTCACAGCGGAAAGTCCGTTCAGTTTTATAAGATGGTCAGCCTTCTTGACCCGTACCGTTTCACAGATGAAAGCGATATAACTCCTGACGAACTCGACGATCTTATGATACGTCGTCTCAAGTCCGATATGGTCGAACCCGACGGTACACCGATGTTTCCGGAGAAGGAAATCCGTACACTCCCCGTAGACTTTACCCCTCAAGAGCGAGATCTATATGAGAATGTCACTGAGTATATAACTGAACACTACAACGAAGCTAAGGAGGAAGGCAATCAGGCGACTGGATTTGCGATGGCGATCTACCAAAAACGTCTCGTATCGAGTATCCACGCAATTCGGAAGTCGCTGAAAAAGCGGGTACGGACTATACAAAATGACGCCATAAAAGAGGATATCTCGAACGAAAAACAGGATCTAATCGCACGCTACAGCACAGATCCCACCTCTCTCACCTCCAAGCAGAGAGAGAAGGTTGAAAAAGAGCTTCAGAATCTTACTCTATCGACCAACCCTGAAAGAGTCGAAAGAGAGCTGGATATAGTTAAAGAACTCAAAGAGCAGGCAGAGAACGTTGACGTCGACTCGAAGGCTGAGAAACTCAGAGAGTTTGTTGAGGGTGTGCTACAAGAAGACCCCGACGAGAGGATACTGATATTTACTGAGTACACAGACACGCTTGAGTATCTACGTGACGAGGTACTGTCGAATTACGACATAGCTCAGATCCACGGTGACATAGACCACGACAGACGACGCGCGGAGCAGCGAAAGTTCGAAGACGAAGTCAATATCATGCTGGCTACCGACGCGGCGCAAGAAGGTATAAACCTACAGTTCGCCCACATCATGGTGAACTACGACCTCCCGTGGAATCCCAACCGGATAGATCAGCGTATGGGACGTCTACACAGATACGGGCAGGAGAACACCGTCCAGATACACAATCTGTTTGTCCGTGATACACGTGAGAATAAGATACTCGATCTCTTGATGGACAAAATCGACGCTATAGAGTCCGACCTCGGTATGAGTTCTGACGTGTTAGGTATGGTTCTAGAGGACTTTGACTTGGAGAGTACTATAATGAACGCAGTCCACGAAGACTCTCCGGTCG is a window from the Candidatus Afararchaeum irisae genome containing:
- a CDS encoding restriction endonuclease, with the protein product MLDYLGISTDDGISDSIGGETLGDLYMPPAGLADSPLSKTAEDYEGLRVEDVHFESDGARLVMHAEVSYKPDEDDPRETDNWGRLAEDEFESYEAMVFTGLSDAEETLVREFVPVAVDEAGGFADFRQSAKQTISLVDRLEDLTLPDVDATRDGLERYMEVKNRADELDEKIEKTDTLIDEIVYDLYGLTDEEIEIVEEAVAD
- a CDS encoding helicase-related protein, encoding MTNYEVGDKISFAGGRGEITKIEERDDSNLLFVLTEGDDRDLKKLHSTLPHIEKLGSVADSIVEKDFDQPIKYDLRRKATELDLAYKHDRFLSLTSSQIEIEPYQIQAAYEILNSYDHRYLIADEVGLGKTIEAGIVIEELVARDRADRILIVSPAPLTTQWQDEMRDKFGRDYVVYDRGYVNATRNAHPNKNVWEQENHVITSIDFAKQDDMLEPLKNAEWDVAVFDESHHLTAKEDEKTERYEVGEAVSDNTDGLIFLTGTPHSGKSVQFYKMVSLLDPYRFTDESDITPDELDDLMIRRLKSDMVEPDGTPMFPEKEIRTLPVDFTPQERDLYENVTEYITEHYNEAKEEGNQATGFAMAIYQKRLVSSIHAIRKSLKKRVRTIQNDAIKEDISNEKQDLIARYSTDPTSLTSKQREKVEKELQNLTLSTNPERVERELDIVKELKEQAENVDVDSKAEKLREFVEGVLQEDPDERILIFTEYTDTLEYLRDEVLSNYDIAQIHGDIDHDRRRAEQRKFEDEVNIMLATDAAQEGINLQFAHIMVNYDLPWNPNRIDQRMGRLHRYGQENTVQIHNLFVRDTRENKILDLLMDKIDAIESDLGMSSDVLGMVLEDFDLESTIMNAVHEDSPVEKVVEDIDTVVEEQKEALETVENNFLIRDHFDPQDILDIIDESREEAISEDDIKLLLQEFFDNFGGEIKGYRPGPSRKDGDVYNLEVPEVVSGSNVRNRYEKMTFTREVALESEDIDFLSLDHPLVQSVIDYCLNEERLGGKSTALVTDEKENAPGILFNFRVGYEAGTNGEEISEDLIQIYGNWEREITEDPPETVDTLSPEDAMDHPDVDSISTIADHLYEDAKDRAWSIINGSAEEAREKREHEIDIKEEHAKRYFENEIQNWEERLEEYRRKDDEADKDMTIAIRNAETKIRDLKRERETELQRLEEEKSVIPKEPEIVNASVIVRPEDV